A window of Camelus ferus isolate YT-003-E chromosome 1, BCGSAC_Cfer_1.0, whole genome shotgun sequence genomic DNA:
CTTACAGTATGCAAATTGTAAGGGCATGATTCTATCCATGTTCATGTAGAAGGGGGCTGTAAAAATCTGGAGTGGTAAATAAGGATGGACATCCATGAATATAAAATCCAAAGCCACTATGATCCAATGTCTTTGGTGTATGAAGGTGACAAAGCCATTTACGCAATTAAATACattaacagacattttaaaagctcacaaatcttccattttattttttttccatttgaatatGTTTGCAGAGATGTTTGTCTGTAGCCACTGACTATTTTTAATGATTACTCCCAGTTATGGACTATCTGTCAGCATCTGTGGATTGTTCTTCAGCAttagtataaaaaagaataagatatcCCCTAATGGCAGCATATCATGTTCAGCTACCTTGaggcaagaaaatattaaaactggaTGAAGACAAGAAATTAAAACTGgatgtaggttttttgttttaaagaacagCTGAAAACAAATATCTGAAAACAGACTGGCCTCTTTTCTAGTCTAAACAAGTTGCAACATTAAGCAGGTTGTCAGAGAAAGTACAAGATTTTTCATGTAATATTTGAggtatatttaaaaagttaaccgTTGTTTATCTGAAAGTCACATTTACCTGAGGGTCtatattttcatttgccaaatctgGGACACCTGTACATGAAGCCCTCCGTGCATACATAACACAAAACTTTCACTCTTTGAAGATTAATCCTGAGAAAGGTTTACCTGAATATGCAGTTGGTTAGTCAGGTAGCAGCCTATAAAATTTGTCAGATCCCCACCTACCTGGCACAGCAGAAGGCTCATGGAGAGTGCTTTTTCCACTTTTCCATGTCTGTAGACAACATAGAACTCACTTGACAATTGACAAATAAATACTTGGAGCATAGAACTTAACGAGGCCATTCAGTA
This region includes:
- the SLC66A1L gene encoding putative uncharacterized protein SLC66A1L, producing MASLSSMLQVFICQLSSEFYVVYRHGKVEKALSMSLLLCQVGGDLTNFIGCYLTNQLHIQIFTAPFYMNMDRIMPLQFAYCKLKNQKKTFKIGFMGPISYCLLVAVTITRARTGTETYKIISKAHGGLCNFRYTDEETEA